Below is a genomic region from Halogeometricum sp. S1BR25-6.
GCTGCAGATACCTAATACTTAGATAGTCGAATTCAGACGGGTAGAGCCTTGAGAAAACTGACTGGATTATTTTCTCGTACCGTTGGTGAGACTACAATAATAATAGACAAACGGCGCATCAGACGAATCCACCGTAATAGGATAGTATAAACCGCTTTCGGCTACCGTATCTGTTAAATGTGCCGGCTGTAGTACTAACCGAACTCGATACGACGACGTACGGAAATAAAGCGGACAAAGAGAAAATCAGAACGGCCTATTAAAATTTGCTTTTTCAAACCCTCTCCTTTCAGGAAAGACGGCGAACTTCGGCGCCGGCCTGCCGTCTCATTACCGATAGAGTGTGATAGAAACGAACTCTCCGAAGACGCGTTCTTCGATGCAGAAGCGAGCACCTACGTCCGTGATAGACTACGAGTGCGCGAGAGGACGCGCGACGAGTCCTCAGAACGAAAACATCCTGCTTCTCTTCTCACTCTCGTTTTACTCTACAGAACAGAATCCCGAAGAGACCCGAGTACACGAGTTGCGGTTACTTCCGTCATCCGGAAGAAAACTGCATCTGCTGCGAACGTCCCCACCGAACGGGTTGAAACGGCTTCTGAGCGGGAGTTCAAATATTGCCACATAGGATTACGAACATAGTTCTGTAATGAGAAGTCGCAGGCGACTGAAACGATGTGTTTTGTTCTACAGAACGACGACGAGCGGTCTCATTGGGCGCACGAATGCCGAGCGGAAGAAAAACGTTTATCGGCGGTGTCGAATCCGGGACAACCTATTTGTGGCCCGTATCCGAAGCGAAAGCTGTCGATGGCAGAAGAACTCAGTCTCGAGACGGCGACGGAGATAATCGCCGCCGCGGAGGAAAAGGCCGAAGAAATCGAACAGCCGATGGTCGTCACCATCGCGACCGATGAGGGGAACCTCATCGCCCAGCACCGGATGGACGGGGCGTGGCTCGCGTCTGTCGAGATATCGCGCAACAAGGCGTACACGGCCGCTGCGCTGGAGACGAGCACGGACCAACTGGCCGAACCCAGCGAACCGGGCAACTCCCTGTACGGACTACAGACGACCGACAAGAACCGCATCGTCATCTTCGGCGGCGGCTACCCGCTCACCGTCGACGGCGAAATCGTCGCCACTATCGGCGTCAGCGGCGGCGAAGTCAGCCAGGACATGGAAGTCGCCCAAGCCGGCGTCGACAAGTTCGAAGAGCTGTATAGCTAATCGAGGTGCGACCGGGCGCGCGCCGCCGGAGCCGAGGCGTCGCGTCCGGACCGACGACTCCACCGGTCCGCGAGTCGGCTCCGCCCGAGCCTTTTTGTGGCCCTGTGACGACGTGCGCGCATCACGAACCGAGAGCAGGTTGCACGCGCCGCGGCGGCGACCGGCGCGGACTACGCGTACGACCGGTTCCGAACCGACGTGGACGTCGAACGGAAGACGAGCGAAGTGGACCTCGTGACCGAGATAGACCGCGAGACGCAGCGTCGGATCGTCGCGGCGATACGCGAGGCGTTCCCCGGCGACGAAATCGTCTCCGAGGAGGGCGACGAGCGAGAGACCGTCTCCGAGGAGGGATACGCCTGGATCATCGACCCCATCGACGGTACGCAGAACTACACCCGCGGGACGAGAGCCTGGGTGACCAGCGTGGCCGTCGTCGAGGACGGGCGGCCGGTGGCATCGGTCAACGCTGCGCCGGCACTAGGTAACACCTACGTCGCGAACGAGGGGTCGGTCCGCCGCGACGGCGACGCGGTGGCGGTCAACGAGACGGCCGACCCCGCGGCGTCCCTCATCGCCTCGACCCTCCGACTCCGCGACGAGGAGAGCGTCATCGCCGAGTTCGGCGAACTCAGACGAACCGAGTCGGCGCAGTTGACGCTCTCGATGGTCGCCGACGGCGCGCTGGACGCAACCGTCGGACTGAGCGACGCGCCGAACTCGTGGGATACCGTCGCGGGCATCGGTTCGGGAGGTAGACGGCCCCCGAAGCACCGCTTTCCATCCCTCGGCCGACGGTTCGCCGACGTCGCCGCTCCCGTCGTACGCGGTGACGCGGACGCTCGACAGGGCGAGGTCGATTCCGACGAGGAACGTGTTGTTCATTTCCCGAACCTGTTCCCGCCGCCAGCATCAAAGCTTCGCTCACCCCGCCCCTCGGGAGCGATTCGTTCTGCTGAATCGAACAGCGTCGACCGGTCAGCGTCGAATCTGACCGGCCCAAAACGGAATAGACGGCCGACTCGGTGGATGTAGCGCGAATATATCCGAATACTGACTCAGACTACTTCCGTTTTGTCCATCAGAACGGTTTAGTGGTTCACGGAGGAGTTTCGACCATGGACGGAGACTCCGCGAACGTGCCGATTCGGTCCGTCGAGACGACGCTTCGTCTGCTGGAGCTACTTCGAGAACGGGACGTGGCGGGCGTCTCCGAACTCGCCGCAGAACTGGACGTCGCCAAGAGCACGGTACACAACCACCTGCAAACGCTCGCGATGCACGACTACGTCGTCCCCGAAGAGGAGGGGTTCTCGCTGGGGTTCCGGTTCCTCGACTTCGGGGGACACGTCCGCGCTCGCGTCGGCGAGTTGAGACAGGTGGAGCCGAAAGTCCGCGAGATAGCCGACGAGACGGGCGAGATTTGCCAGTTCTTCGTTCGGGACTCGGACGTCGCGGTGGTCGTCTTCATGGAGGAAGGGATGCGGGCCGTCAACACCGAGATGCGCATCGGCGCGCGAGTCTCCCTCGACAGTCTCACTGCCGGGCGACTCCTCCGC
It encodes:
- a CDS encoding IclR family transcriptional regulator, coding for MDGDSANVPIRSVETTLRLLELLRERDVAGVSELAAELDVAKSTVHNHLQTLAMHDYVVPEEEGFSLGFRFLDFGGHVRARVGELRQVEPKVREIADETGEICQFFVRDSDVAVVVFMEEGMRAVNTEMRIGARVSLDSLTAGRLLRLFDESADGDAADAETLNADGYLAGDEEYIQGLHSIAVPVTKTNDELVGVLSVAGPSRRLRDEEYARDVADLLLNVSNELELNVSYTRY
- a CDS encoding inositol monophosphatase family protein, yielding MTNREQVARAAAATGADYAYDRFRTDVDVERKTSEVDLVTEIDRETQRRIVAAIREAFPGDEIVSEEGDERETVSEEGYAWIIDPIDGTQNYTRGTRAWVTSVAVVEDGRPVASVNAAPALGNTYVANEGSVRRDGDAVAVNETADPAASLIASTLRLRDEESVIAEFGELRRTESAQLTLSMVADGALDATVGLSDAPNSWDTVAGIGSGGRRPPKHRFPSLGRRFADVAAPVVRGDADARQGEVDSDEERVVHFPNLFPPPASKLRSPRPSGAIRSAESNSVDRSASNLTGPKRNRRPTRWM
- a CDS encoding GlcG/HbpS family heme-binding protein → MAEELSLETATEIIAAAEEKAEEIEQPMVVTIATDEGNLIAQHRMDGAWLASVEISRNKAYTAAALETSTDQLAEPSEPGNSLYGLQTTDKNRIVIFGGGYPLTVDGEIVATIGVSGGEVSQDMEVAQAGVDKFEELYS